The genomic interval TGCCGCCACTTGAGCCCCCGGGCAGCATGTTCGTCCGACTCCCGCGCGACGACTCGGCACGGCCACCTCGCGCCCCTCGGACGCTCGGCGACCTCGGCTCCAACGTTCTGAACGGACGGGCCAGATGCACGTCGTCGTCAATCAGAAGCTGATCACCACCCGTGTCAGGTTCGCCAGCGCGGCGCATCTCGGCGCACTCGCCGTGTTCGCCGTGGGGCTCTACATCTCCTGGTCGAACCCCGAGCCGTCGCTCGAACAGATGGGCATGGCCTACGGGGCCATCATCATCGGCCTGATCCTCTACAACGTCGGGCAGGTCTTCCTGCGGCGGTTCGGGCCGCGCAACCGGCAGGATGCCGTCCTGGTCAAGACGCTCAAGAGCCTGGACCGACGGTTCCACTTCGTCGCCTTCGCCTCCACGAAGCTGCCCGACTATCTGCTCGTCGGGCCAGCCGGCATCCAGGTGATCGTGACGCGGACGCACGACGGCAGCATCTCCTGCCGCTCGAACACCTGGAGTCGCGACGCGGGGTCGGGGTTCAAGCGGCTCAGCGGCCTGTTCGGCGGGCAGCCGTTCGGCGATCCGGGCGAGGATGCCGCGAAGGCCATCGCCAGCGTCCGCAAGAAGCTGGCTGAGGGTGGCATCCCCGAGACAAGCCAGCCGCCCGTCGACGCGGTCATCGCGTTCACCAACCCGGCCGCCAAACTACGGATCGACGGCAGCACCTACCCCGTCACCAACCTCAAGGGCCTGCGCGGAACGATTCGCGGCGGGGGCGGCAAGGCATCGCGCGACCGTGCGCTTGACGAGCGGGCGGCCGAGCGGGTGGTGCAGGCGCTCACGGGATGAACACCAGCGCTGCTCGCAGCCGTGGCGTCGGTGGCGGGTGGAGGCGGCTGATCGCAGCCATGCTCACCCTTGCGCTGATCGCTGGCTGCATTCCGAGCAGCGATCCAGCGGCGGAAGCGCCAGCCGGTCAGACCGCCGAGCAGGCCGACGCGGGCCTCGTTCCGGGGCACGTGGTCGTCATCGTCGGGGCCGATGCATCGCTGCCGGCGGTCCTGGACGACGCGATCGGCGGAAGCATTCGCCTCCTCGACACGCTCCCCGAGCTGCGGGCTGCCGTCCTTGGCGTGCCGCTCGGGCGGGAGGCGGCGGCCATCGCACAGCTCCAGCACGATCCACGGATCGTGAGCGCCCAGCGGAGCGCCGTCCTCAGCACGCTGACGGTCCCCGATGACCCGATCTACAAGGAGTTTCAGTGGGGCGTCCGCAAGATCGGCATGGAGACCGTCTGGGATGTCACCACCGGCAGCCCTGATGTGATCGTGGCGGTGCTCGACACTGGCGTGGACGAGGCCCACCCCGACCTTGAGCCGAACGTCATCGACGGCTACGACTTCGTGAACGACGACCCGGACGCCTGGGACGACTCGTCGCACGGGACGCATGTGGCGGGCGTCATCGCCGCCGTCGGCGACAACGACGAGGGGACGGCCGGCATGACGTGGCGCTCCAAGATCATGCCGATCAAGGTGCTGGACGCGAAAGGCCTGGGACCGGACGCTGCCGTCTCTAAGGGCATCATCTACGCCGTCGAGAACAAGGCGCGGATCATCAACCTCTCGTCCGGGACGCCGTATCAGTCGAAACTGCTGGACGACGCCGTCAAGTTTGCTGAGCGCCGTGGCGTGCTGGTCGTCGCGGCGGCCGGCAACACCGGCGACAAGGGCAACGAGGTCATCTACCCGGCCGCGTACGCGAATGTACTGGCCGTGGGAGCCACCGACGAGAAGGACCAGGCGCCGCCATTCTCCCAGCGGCAGCCGTATGTGGCCATCGCGGCCCCCGGCGTCGATATCCCTGGGCCAGCGTGGCGCGACGCCGGCAACGGCCCCTACATCCTGCACACCGGCACCTCGGCGGCGGCCCCACACGTCTCCGGCCTCGCAGCCCTGCTGCTCTCGATCCAGCCGACGCTCTCGCCCCAGCAGATCCGAGACATCATCATCGGCACGGCGGATCAGGTGAACCCACGCTCGCGAGATGCTTTCCTGGGCGCGGGACGCATCAACGCCCTGAAGGCGGTCAACTCGCTGCGCCCGATTCCCGTGCCGACGCGCCCGGTCATCCGCCCGACGGCCACGCCCGAGCGGCTGCCAGGGACGCCAGCCGTGCCGCAGGCGCCACGTATCGTCCTGCCGTCGATCAAGCCGCTGCCACAGCCTGGCCCGCTTCCGGAGGAGCCGATCTCCTGGTTCTTCGCCGAGGGCAACACCACGGCCGGCTTCGAGACCTGGCTGACCATTCAGAACCCGATGCCCGCGCCGGCCTCGGCGCGCGTGACGTTCATGACCCAGGATGGACCGGTCGCACGGCAGACCGTCGTGGTGCCGCCCAGCTCCCGCAAGAGCCTGCACGTCAACG from Chloroflexota bacterium carries:
- a CDS encoding S8 family serine peptidase encodes the protein MLTLALIAGCIPSSDPAAEAPAGQTAEQADAGLVPGHVVVIVGADASLPAVLDDAIGGSIRLLDTLPELRAAVLGVPLGREAAAIAQLQHDPRIVSAQRSAVLSTLTVPDDPIYKEFQWGVRKIGMETVWDVTTGSPDVIVAVLDTGVDEAHPDLEPNVIDGYDFVNDDPDAWDDSSHGTHVAGVIAAVGDNDEGTAGMTWRSKIMPIKVLDAKGLGPDAAVSKGIIYAVENKARIINLSSGTPYQSKLLDDAVKFAERRGVLVVAAAGNTGDKGNEVIYPAAYANVLAVGATDEKDQAPPFSQRQPYVAIAAPGVDIPGPAWRDAGNGPYILHTGTSAAAPHVSGLAALLLSIQPTLSPQQIRDIIIGTADQVNPRSRDAFLGAGRINALKAVNSLRPIPVPTRPVIRPTATPERLPGTPAVPQAPRIVLPSIKPLPQPGPLPEEPISWFFAEGNTTAGFETWLTIQNPMPAPASARVTFMTQDGPVARQTVVVPPSSRKSLHVNEIVPGALVATRVDSNTPVFAERTVYFGHDAIGGIGTRSGARSWYLAEGSTQPPFDTWILLLNPNDEETVAHLTFMLENGGTIEATQPLPPQSRVSFDSNDVIESAGFATEVRADLPIVVERSMYFGSGGGHGTIGVKTPGKTWFLAEGDSRPGVDTWILLQNPSATDVANVSVTFIKDDGTTEVAYYALDPRTRLSLFADTVVPNTTFGARIDADQQIIVERSIYLANGAGGHASAAVQIPETEWFLPEGSTRAPYREIIAILNPSPEQTQVDLTFTQPDGQPPVTQSFVMEPTSRLSVEANKYVPDADISTRVIADHPVVVERSMYWERGATSSPGLTR
- a CDS encoding NERD domain-containing protein, with translation MHVVVNQKLITTRVRFASAAHLGALAVFAVGLYISWSNPEPSLEQMGMAYGAIIIGLILYNVGQVFLRRFGPRNRQDAVLVKTLKSLDRRFHFVAFASTKLPDYLLVGPAGIQVIVTRTHDGSISCRSNTWSRDAGSGFKRLSGLFGGQPFGDPGEDAAKAIASVRKKLAEGGIPETSQPPVDAVIAFTNPAAKLRIDGSTYPVTNLKGLRGTIRGGGGKASRDRALDERAAERVVQALTG